From a single Paraburkholderia edwinii genomic region:
- a CDS encoding DeoR/GlpR family DNA-binding transcription regulator — protein MLAEQRYQYILSQVSKNGALSVAELVRELNVSRETIRRDLNTLAERGLIVTTHGGALSSDRREPDVDVREAANAAAKRAIGERTAQLVPDGASLIIDSGSTTNAVARALMIRHRLSVYTNDWRIALVLGRRNENRVTLLGGELSDIEDAAFGLDTIHQLSQYHADFAIVGAGGITPDAHLSDYSRMAAEVRAKMVEAGNIVVVVADNSKFGRVTPVRIRGLERARYVVTEVAPERALAKAITARGPEILIA, from the coding sequence ATGCTCGCCGAACAACGCTATCAATACATCCTGTCGCAAGTCTCGAAGAACGGCGCATTGTCGGTGGCGGAGCTCGTGCGCGAGCTCAACGTGTCGCGCGAGACGATCCGGCGCGACCTCAATACGCTCGCCGAACGCGGCCTGATCGTGACGACGCATGGCGGCGCTTTATCGAGCGACCGGCGCGAGCCCGACGTCGATGTGCGCGAAGCGGCCAATGCGGCTGCCAAGCGCGCAATCGGCGAGCGCACCGCGCAGCTCGTGCCGGATGGCGCGTCGCTCATCATTGATTCGGGCAGCACCACGAATGCGGTTGCGCGTGCATTGATGATTCGTCATCGGCTGTCGGTCTATACGAACGACTGGCGCATCGCGCTCGTACTGGGACGTCGCAACGAGAACCGCGTGACGCTGCTCGGCGGCGAGCTGTCCGATATCGAAGACGCGGCATTCGGGCTCGATACGATTCATCAGCTGTCGCAGTATCACGCCGACTTCGCGATCGTCGGCGCGGGCGGCATCACGCCTGACGCGCATCTGTCCGACTACTCGCGCATGGCAGCCGAAGTGCGCGCGAAGATGGTCGAAGCGGGGAATATCGTGGTGGTGGTCGCCGACAATTCGAAGTTCGGGCGCGTGACGCCGGTGCGCATTCGCGGCCTCGAGCGTGCACGCTATGTGGTGACCGAGGTGGCGCCGGAACGTGCGCTGGCCAAGGCGATTACCGCGCGCGGCCCCGAGATCCTGATCGCCTGA
- a CDS encoding 2-aminoethylphosphonate--pyruvate transaminase, with the protein MQSRCTGTAARLTKGTSVILGNDPILLTPGPLTTSPTTREAMLRDWGSWDAAFNRITQSVCNDLVDIAHGRDDYVCVPLQGSGTFAVEAALGTLVPRDGCVLVPNNGAYCARIVRILQRLSIACVELPLREDEPVTVAALEQALAREPRITHVAQVHLETSAGLLNPLDEIAALCKRHGKSLIVDAMSSFGALPIDLRTGGIDALVSASGKCLEGVPGMGFVIVKRDVLDASEGRSRSLALDLYDQYAYMKKTTQWRFTPPTHVVAALRRALDTFFSEGGQRARGARYARNCATLIDGMQALGFRTFLCADAQAPVIVTFHAPRDAKWNFAEFYAAVRDAGYVLYPGKLTQVETFRVGCIGAIDVNEMHNAVAAIGRTLERLGIRVR; encoded by the coding sequence ATGCAGTCGCGCTGCACCGGTACGGCCGCCCGCTTAACGAAAGGAACCTCTGTGATTCTCGGAAACGATCCGATCCTGCTGACGCCAGGACCGCTCACCACATCGCCCACGACACGCGAAGCGATGCTGCGCGACTGGGGCTCGTGGGACGCCGCCTTCAACCGGATCACGCAAAGCGTCTGCAACGACCTCGTCGATATCGCGCATGGCCGTGACGACTATGTCTGCGTGCCGCTGCAAGGCAGCGGAACCTTTGCGGTCGAAGCAGCGCTCGGCACGCTGGTGCCGCGCGACGGCTGCGTGCTCGTGCCGAACAACGGCGCGTATTGCGCGCGTATCGTGCGGATCCTGCAGCGGCTGTCGATCGCATGTGTCGAGTTGCCGTTGCGCGAGGACGAGCCCGTCACCGTCGCGGCGCTCGAACAGGCGCTCGCGCGCGAGCCGCGTATTACGCACGTCGCGCAGGTGCATCTCGAAACAAGCGCGGGCCTGCTCAATCCGCTCGATGAGATCGCCGCGCTCTGCAAGCGGCACGGCAAAAGCCTGATTGTCGACGCGATGAGTTCGTTCGGCGCGCTGCCGATCGATCTGCGCACGGGCGGCATCGATGCGCTCGTGTCCGCGAGCGGCAAGTGTCTTGAAGGCGTGCCCGGCATGGGCTTTGTGATTGTGAAGCGCGACGTGCTCGATGCGAGCGAAGGCCGCTCGCGGTCGCTGGCGCTCGATCTGTACGACCAGTACGCGTATATGAAGAAGACGACGCAATGGCGCTTCACGCCGCCCACGCATGTCGTCGCCGCGCTGCGCCGCGCGCTCGATACGTTTTTCTCGGAAGGCGGACAGCGTGCGCGCGGCGCGCGCTATGCGCGCAACTGCGCGACGCTGATCGACGGCATGCAGGCGCTCGGCTTCCGGACCTTCCTGTGCGCCGATGCGCAGGCGCCGGTGATCGTCACGTTTCACGCGCCGCGCGACGCGAAGTGGAATTTCGCGGAGTTCTATGCGGCCGTGCGCGATGCGGGGTATGTGCTGTATCCGGGAAAGCTCACGCAGGTGGAGACGTTCCGCGTCGGCTGCATCGGCGCCATCGACGTCAATGAAATGCACAATGCGGTCGCGGCGATCGGCAGGACGCTTGAACGGTTAGGGATACGCGTCCGCTAA
- the phnS gene encoding 2-aminoethylphosphonate ABC transporter substrate-binding protein, which yields MRSTNQPRATAGIVRKLLPALVAAAAFGASLSAHAADAVVLYTADGLENLYKDVLPAFEKKEGIKVNIVTAGSGEVVNRATVEKDSPKADVLVTLPPFIQQAAQTGLLQNYQSVNYKNVPAIAKASDGAWATFVNNYFSFAINPEVVKNQPKTFADLLHPDYSGKVAYSNPATAGDGMAVIILTTSLMGEDKAFDYLKKLEESAKFHTKGTGYLDVLLSRNEIAVANGDLQMDLDDAANGGLTLKPIFLAADAKGQPTTFQLPYAIGLIKNGPNTAGGKKLIDYLMSSDVQAKVPDIFGIPARSDVALSGKNGAAVKQAISGVKLIPVDWNQVMAKKADWTARWKNDVIGNSGKQLEVVKPK from the coding sequence ATGAGATCGACGAATCAACCTCGCGCAACCGCCGGCATCGTCCGCAAACTGCTGCCGGCGCTTGTCGCGGCAGCGGCGTTCGGCGCGAGCCTGTCCGCGCATGCGGCCGACGCGGTCGTGCTGTACACGGCCGATGGCCTCGAGAATCTGTACAAGGACGTGCTGCCGGCCTTCGAGAAGAAGGAAGGCATCAAGGTCAATATCGTCACGGCGGGCAGCGGCGAAGTGGTCAACCGCGCAACCGTCGAAAAAGACTCGCCGAAGGCCGACGTGCTCGTCACGCTGCCGCCGTTTATCCAGCAAGCGGCGCAAACCGGTCTGTTGCAGAACTACCAGAGCGTGAACTACAAGAACGTGCCGGCCATCGCGAAGGCGTCGGATGGTGCGTGGGCGACCTTCGTCAACAACTACTTCTCGTTCGCGATCAATCCGGAAGTGGTCAAGAACCAGCCGAAGACGTTCGCCGATCTGCTGCATCCTGACTACAGCGGCAAGGTCGCGTACTCGAACCCGGCCACGGCCGGCGACGGCATGGCGGTGATCATCCTGACCACGTCGCTGATGGGCGAAGACAAGGCGTTCGACTACCTGAAGAAGCTCGAGGAGAGCGCGAAGTTCCACACGAAGGGCACGGGCTACCTCGACGTGCTGCTGTCGCGCAACGAAATCGCGGTGGCGAACGGCGACCTGCAGATGGATCTCGACGATGCGGCGAACGGCGGCCTTACGCTCAAGCCGATCTTCCTCGCGGCCGACGCCAAGGGCCAGCCGACCACGTTCCAGTTGCCGTACGCGATCGGTCTGATCAAGAACGGTCCGAACACGGCCGGCGGCAAGAAGCTGATCGACTATCTGATGTCGAGCGACGTGCAGGCCAAGGTGCCGGACATCTTCGGTATTCCGGCGCGTAGCGACGTGGCGCTCTCGGGCAAGAACGGCGCGGCGGTCAAGCAGGCGATCTCCGGCGTGAAGCTGATTCCGGTCGACTGGAACCAGGTGATGGCGAAGAAGGCCGACTGGACCGCGCGCTGGAAGAACGATGTGATCGGCAATTCGGGCAAGCAGCTTGAAGTCGTGAAGCCGAAATAA